The DNA segment GTCTCGCGCCGGAAGATAATCCCCCAGCTCATCGAGACGCCCTTCTCGTCGAACTTATAGCGCAACGTCTCGTATTTGAACCAATACGGCCAGATCGCGAAGATCACGCCCGGTCCCGTCAGAAACGCGCAAATCACGTAGTACCACATCAACACCGGCGCCGGCCGCGTAATGTGATACGGCGTAAAGCCGCCCGCAGTTTCCCGCCCCACGTCATTCATACCCTGGCTCCGCGCCTTCGTGCTTAAGAACCTGAGGTAGTATTCGCTAGGTCAACGCATTTCTTGCACGTTCCGCCGCTTCGCAGGATGAAACCCAGGGCAGGCCTCCAATGACCAATTCATCAGCGACGTCTTTGAGGGCCTGCCCTGGGCTTAACCAACTCGCCAACCAGCAATCTCCGCCGTTCGTGCTTTTTGTGCCTTTCGTGGTTCCCTGCTCTCCGTCTGTCGCGTGACTTCGCGTCTTTCGCGGTTCCAATTACTCCCCATTCGTCAGCGCGTCCCGTCGCGCGCCGTAACCCTTGAACAGTTTTCGCCCCGTGGCGTGATTGAAGTTCGTCCAGGGGCTTTCGACGTTCGGGTCTTCCGTCAATTGCTGATAGAAGTTGTGGATCTTCGCGTCGAGATTGTCGAGTTGATGCAGCGCCACGGCTTCCAGCGTCATCGGTAACTTCGGACTGCCGTACTCGTATTGCCCGTGATGGCTGACGATCATGTGCTTGAGCCGCAGCGTCAGTTCCACGGGGAACGGCTCGGCCATCAGCTTTTCCGTCTCGACAATCTTGACCTCAAGCATCCCCACGGCCATCACCAGGTGCCCGAGCATCTGCCCTTCGTCGGTGTAGCTGAACGCCCGCTCGTAACTCAGCTCATCGACCTTGCCCATGTCATGCAGAAAGGCCCCCATCAACAGCAGATCGCGGTCCACCATCGGAAACCGTCCGGCGACGCACAGCACCACTTCCATCAGATTCGTGACGTGCTGCAACAGCCCGCCGTGATAGGCATGATGATGCTTGATGCCGGCCGGCGCCTTGGAAAACTTCCGCATGAACGCTTCGTCCATCAGGAAGCACTGTGCGAGCGCCGACAAGTGCGGATCGCGGACCTGCCGCAGCATCTCGCCCAACCGCACGGCGAGGCGATCGATGTCGGCATTTGCCAGCGGCATGAAGTCCGCCAGATCGACTTCATCTTCTCGAGCGCGGCAGACGTTGTTGATGATAAGCTGAATCGCCCCTTGGAACAGTTGCGTCGTCCCTTCGATGCGGACGAAATCGCCGTCCTCGAACGCCCGATAGTCGGCGTCCGAAGCGTTCCACATCCGCGCACTGATCGAGCCGGTGCGGTCGGACAGGTCGATCTGCAAATAAAGGTTTCCGTTCCGATTCGGCCGCAGTTGCTTCTGCGAGGCAAGAAAAACCTGATCGACCGCCTCTTGATGCCCCAACTGACTCACATTGCGACGCGGCACTTTCCCCTGCACTTTCCATTTGGAACGGTGGAATCGGCAAACCCAGAAGTTGTCCGCGATTCTACCAGCCCGCCAGAGCAGCGGACAGCCGCGACGTACAGCGGCGCCCTTCACCTTCCACCGCCCGCCGTCGCCCACGCGGCCGCCGCCCAGCCTTGGCGGGCATCAATCCGCGCCCTAAACTGTTACGTAACGCAACGGGCAACATGTCGATGTTTCGCCCATGCACGGGGACGTAGCTCAATTGGGAGAGCACCGGCTTTGCAAGCCGGGGGTTGAGGGTTCGATCCCCTTCGTCTCCACATTGGGAGCACCGGCGTATGAAGCCTGTGCTCTCGCGAGGACGTTTTTTTTGCGGGCTGGCGAAGCCAGCCGCGGGTCTTAAAATGCGACTGGAGAGTGGAGGGCCCGCGGGGTCTCCAAGGTGAATTCATTGAGAAAGTTGCGGATTCTCCGCTCCTCGCGTCCGGTGAAGACTTCCTACTAACTCTCCGACCGCATCTGTATGCGGCGTCGAGCGTCAACTCGGTGCCGCGTTTTTTTCTGCGCGCTGTTGGCGCTCATGGAGAGTGGCGTCAGCGGGCAGCGGGCGGGTGTATTTCTTCCGAATCACCGGCATTGTTTCTCTCCCTGCATCCAGCTTAATCAGCGAACAGGCTGGCAGTCATCAGCGATCCACTCCGGCGAACTCGTCGTTTACGGCTTGCACCAACTGCTGGCCGATGCGGAGTGCGGTTCTCTGATCGATCAACTCCGAGACTGCCCGCTGCGCCGCCACGTGACTGCGCGTGAGCTTCGTCGTAACCGTCCCCGAATCGGCATGGTGGTTGGGCGTGGCAAGTTGACGGAATGGGCTTGAATTTGGGCTTCCCTCGGTGACGGCCATGTCTCGAACTTCGGCGGCGGATCGGGTGGCGTTTTGGCGTAGGTTGATCGCCCGACAGGCGTCGTTGCGTTTGACGATCGGCGAACTTTGCCGACAGGCCGGAGTTTCGACGGCGTCGTTCTAAGCTTGGCGTCGGCGTTTGCAAGCGCCGGATGTTGCCACGCGACAGTCGTCGCATGCCGTCGCACTGTCGTCGCTCGTGCCGGTGCGCGTGATCGCGGACGGCGGCCGTGAGATCACGATGGAGCAGCTTCTAGCCTGCTCGCCATTCGTCATTCCTCCCTTTACCGCCCTTCGACCGTGATCGCCATGACCACCGGCGCGGTCGTGTCTTCGCCCTTGACAAGTTCGATGCGCTGGATCAAGTCCTGTTTCGTCGGCGTTACCGCGAAGTAGCGGATCTGCCGGCCCTGGAGGTCGAACGCGAACTCCGATTTCGGGACGTCGACGCGGCGGACGTAGTCGGCGAAATGCTCGCCGTTGCGTAGTTCGTGGTCCTCCGCCGTGCCGTCCTCGAAATGCAGTCGCACGATCATCGTGACGGATTTCTCCGTGCCGTACGGATAGCCCCAACCGGAGACGCCGCTCAAGAAGTGAATGGCCTTGGCCGGCGCGTTACAGGGCAATTCCACGCTGCGCGGCATCGTCGGCGCCAGGTAACCTTGCGGGCCGAAGAGCATGATGGCATTCGCGGCGCGCCCTTGGCGGGGATCGACCAGGATGAAGGGCACGTTTTCGAACGTCTTCGGCGCCCAATCGTCGAAGATCAGCCGCTCGGCCGGCGCGTCGGCGCTATAGAACATGCCTTTGACCGTCGACACGCGGGCGACTTTGGAAATATCGAGTGGCAGATACTTGCCGCGGAAGGCCAGGAACTCCAGCAGGTTCGTCAATTCTTCTTGGGTAATCTGCTTTTCGAAGCCCTCGGGCATCAGCGACTTGCGCGACGCGGCAAGTTCTGAGATGTCGTCGCGCAACAGGCTGATCGTTTTCCCTTCGGCGTCGATCAACTCGATCGACGTCCGCGATTCGGAAGCCAGCAGGCCCGTGAGAATCTGCCCGTCCTCAGTCGCCACGGTGTAGACGCGGAAGTTGCCTTCCACGCTCTTGCTGGGGTCGATGATGTTGCCCAGCAACTCTTCCTTGGGGTGCACCGCCATGCCGGTCAGGTCCGGACCAATGCGTTTTCCCTCGCCGCTGTGCGTATGACAGGTCGCGCAATGTTTCAAGAACAATTGTTTGCCGGCGACGTGATCGCCCTTCACGTGCGTGATCGGCAACAGTTCTGCGAGCACTTTTTGACGATCAGCGTCCGGCAGCGTGCCGCCTTTCTCCAGCAATCGACCTGCTTGCCGGCGCAGGGCGCGGCTCGGATGCGCCAACAGCACTTGTTTGCGGTCGAGCGAGAGATCAACAAGCAACTCCGGCCGATCGTCCGCAGCGTTGAGCAACGCCTGCGTCCATTCCGGGCGGCCCAGCAACACGCCGTAGGCGTTCGCCTTCACGGCAGGCGCAAAGGCGTCGAGCCGCTCGATTAGCCGCACGCCAGCCTCTTCGGCCGTGCTCAATTCCAACGCCCGGAGCCAACCAGCGGCGAGCTCCGGCGAAGTGCGCGGCGTGATTTCTTCCAGAAGTCTGTCGACCGCTTCAATGCTGTTTGACTGGAACTCGACGAACTCTCGCGCCGCCTCAATGCGACGCTCTTCGCTCTGCGCGTCATCCGTGACTTCCGCTAAGAGCGCCTCGGACAACTCTTCGGCCAGCTTGCCCAAGTGTTCGCTTCCCCACATCGACGCAAGCTTCACCAGCCCGCCGCGCGTGCCGGGCGAAACTCGCTTGGCGACGGTCTCCAAGCTCGCTTCCAGTGCGGCGTCGACGGGAACCTTGGAGTCCTTCGGCCAGCCGTTCACGAGCCCTTGGACAATCGCCTCGGCGACCGCTGGCGGTGCGTCAACCAACTTGGACAACAACGCCGGCGCGGCCGCCACGTTTCCAGATCGCGCGAAGTGTCCGGCCACAATGCGCGTCACCTCCATTTGCTGATCGCTGAGCTCGCCCGCGGCGGCAATCCGGTTCAAAAACGGTCCGCTATGCGCGGCCGCGGCGCAGGTCGCGGCCTCCGGAATCCAACGGTCGGCCAGGTTATTGCGATCGCGGAGCATCGCGTCGATTGTCTCGGCGGCCTGTTCGCTGGCCGGAAATTCCGCGAGCGCGAGCAACACATTCAGTCGCACGAGCGCATCGCCGTCTTCGCGCAACGCGACCAGCGCCGGCAACGACGCTTCGACACGCGGCACGACTTGCGCCGCATTCATCCGCACGCCAGCCGAAGCATGTTTGAGGGCCGCAATCACCGCCGCGTTCGCGTCGGCATGCTTGCCGTCCAACGCGCCGAGCCCGTGCATCGCCCACAGGGCATGAATTGCGCCAACGTTCAAGCCAATTGCATCCACGGACTGGTTCTGCGTGAGCGCGATCAACTGCGGCAACACGTCCAGTTCGCCGCGTTCGACCAGCAGACGCTGCGCGTGACGGCGCCAGAATAGATTCGAGTGCGCCAGCGCGGCGACTAAATCGTCCGGAGCGGCTTTCGCCAGATTCGGCGCGGCGTCCTGCTTCCAGCCGTCCGGCACGATGCGATAGATGCGACCATGCTTTTTGTCGCGCAGGTCCGATTCGTATGCGTTTCCCTTGCCGTTTTCAAAACCTTGCGGCGTCGGGTTGTGCTGCACGATGTAGTTGTACCAGTCGATCACCCAGACGTTGCCGTCGGGGCC comes from the Planctomycetia bacterium genome and includes:
- a CDS encoding PVC-type heme-binding CxxCH protein, with amino-acid sequence MRLALVFRCVVFALLCVLGRQASAADTAPIRGLFLGDQGHHKPAERYPQLAPVLAGRGIELDYTEDIGMLSAEKLAPYDVLVVYANIEKIAPEQEQALLDFVAGGKGLVPLHCASFCFLNSDKYVELVGAQFQKHETGTFRTEIVAPQNDIMRGFASFESWDETYVHRRHNEKDRTVLEVRREGDHVEPWTWIRTPGKGRVFYTAWGHDQRTWRHPGFVNLVERGIRWAAGRDPQQAAAYLDNRAFPVPEMTKPRQDVAPFEYVNVGKKIPNYPPSARWGVQDEPLSEMQQPLPPEESIKHLMTPEGMHPELFVAEPSLAGKPIAMNWDERGRLWVCETYDYPNELQPPGGGRDRIRICEDTDGDLRPDKFTVFAEKLSIPTAMIFSRGGVIVHNGVETLYLKDTDGDDVADERRVLFTGWALNDTHGGVSNFQYGLDNWIWGMQGYNDSTPTTADGVELAHFRQGFFRFTADGKQMEFVRSTNNNTWGLGISEEGLIFGSTANRCPSVYMPIANRYYEAVRGWSPSLVLEMISDTYLFKAATPKVRQVDQHGGYTAGAGHSLYTARNYPQEYWNRTAFVTEGTGHLVGTFVLERDGTNFSSENSFNLAASDDEWTAPIMAEVGPDGNVWVIDWYNYIVQHNPTPQGFENGKGNAYESDLRDKKHGRIYRIVPDGWKQDAAPNLAKAAPDDLVAALAHSNLFWRRHAQRLLVERGELDVLPQLIALTQNQSVDAIGLNVGAIHALWAMHGLGALDGKHADANAAVIAALKHASAGVRMNAAQVVPRVEASLPALVALREDGDALVRLNVLLALAEFPASEQAAETIDAMLRDRNNLADRWIPEAATCAAAAHSGPFLNRIAAAGELSDQQMEVTRIVAGHFARSGNVAAAPALLSKLVDAPPAVAEAIVQGLVNGWPKDSKVPVDAALEASLETVAKRVSPGTRGGLVKLASMWGSEHLGKLAEELSEALLAEVTDDAQSEERRIEAAREFVEFQSNSIEAVDRLLEEITPRTSPELAAGWLRALELSTAEEAGVRLIERLDAFAPAVKANAYGVLLGRPEWTQALLNAADDRPELLVDLSLDRKQVLLAHPSRALRRQAGRLLEKGGTLPDADRQKVLAELLPITHVKGDHVAGKQLFLKHCATCHTHSGEGKRIGPDLTGMAVHPKEELLGNIIDPSKSVEGNFRVYTVATEDGQILTGLLASESRTSIELIDAEGKTISLLRDDISELAASRKSLMPEGFEKQITQEELTNLLEFLAFRGKYLPLDISKVARVSTVKGMFYSADAPAERLIFDDWAPKTFENVPFILVDPRQGRAANAIMLFGPQGYLAPTMPRSVELPCNAPAKAIHFLSGVSGWGYPYGTEKSVTMIVRLHFEDGTAEDHELRNGEHFADYVRRVDVPKSEFAFDLQGRQIRYFAVTPTKQDLIQRIELVKGEDTTAPVVMAITVEGR
- a CDS encoding OB-fold nucleic acid binding domain-containing protein; the encoded protein is MPRRNVSQLGHQEAVDQVFLASQKQLRPNRNGNLYLQIDLSDRTGSISARMWNASDADYRAFEDGDFVRIEGTTQLFQGAIQLIINNVCRAREDEVDLADFMPLANADIDRLAVRLGEMLRQVRDPHLSALAQCFLMDEAFMRKFSKAPAGIKHHHAYHGGLLQHVTNLMEVVLCVAGRFPMVDRDLLLMGAFLHDMGKVDELSYERAFSYTDEGQMLGHLVMAVGMLEVKIVETEKLMAEPFPVELTLRLKHMIVSHHGQYEYGSPKLPMTLEAVALHQLDNLDAKIHNFYQQLTEDPNVESPWTNFNHATGRKLFKGYGARRDALTNGE